A stretch of DNA from Cryptomeria japonica chromosome 4, Sugi_1.0, whole genome shotgun sequence:
TCGAGGACTTCTTCAGACAAATAAAAGAGAAGGCGCCTGAATTTGAGCAGTTCTATGACTGGAAGATCAACGACAAAGAAAAGTTCGGGTGGATGATGATGGTGGACGCCCTCTTTCTCCACCAGTTTCTCAAAAATGGGTTTCACCTTCTTCAATGGGAGGCGACTCTAAGACATAATAGGTATGGTGAAATGCTTACACCTACACTCACAAGTATCAGATGTGATATTGTGAAGCTGGAAAATCAGATACCACTTTTCCTTCTCTTTAAAATAGACAGTGATCTGAAATCCAATACAGTTCaaacttttctcaagactcaaaTATCTCATCTCTCTTGCTTTCAAGTATCTCATGATGTGGAAGATATTAACTACAAAGAAGAACTTCATCTACTGGGTTGCACGCACAAATATTTGTCCTCCTTTTTGCAGATTGATAGCGCAGATGACAGGAAACCCACCTGTTTTGAGCACTTCATGACAGCTATCGACGACATGGTTGCGTTCATATTTGCTCTGTTCTTTCGTCACCCGGCCAAAAGAGGCCACGAAGATTTCCTGGACAAATACAACGCAACAGAGCTTGTTAAGGCTGGAATCAAATTCAAATCTGGGTCAGATAAAATCAGATTTGACAAGCATTCAGACACTCTTTTTCTTCCCAAGATTTTAATATCACACACCTACACAGAGGCCATGATGAGGAATTTGCTTGCCCTAGAGTTCAACGACGCCAATCGTCCCAAACATGTGACACAGTACGTGGAACTGATGGACTGCCTCATCGACACACCAGAGGACGTTGTCCTGCTGCGAGAATGCCACGTCATAGACCGGCATAGCATGATGATAACGGATGAGTACGTGGCCAAAATGTGGGATGGCATGGCCAAGCCTATGTTTTTTGCAGGGTTTCTGGAGCATGCGCAAGGGCTGAAAGCTGGGATCAGAGAAACTCTGATCAAGAATTATTATAAAAGCAAGATAAGAAATCGGTGGGCGGAGTTCCATGGGGAGCATCTGTCAAGACCGTGGAAGGCACTGGCGTTGTTGACTGCGATTCTTGTTGTTGGCCTCACCGCAATACAGGCTTATTGTTCGCTCAACGAGTGCACAAAGAAGTCCTGACAATGAATAGTTAGCATTTGATTACAATGTATTAAGATTAAATTATGTGGTAATGTATTTTCTGAAATGGAATCTTCTAGTTTTTTTTGGTTGAACAAGAAGACTTTTAATGAAGTTTTTTTGGGGTTATCTTGCATCTTTGGTTCATCAGTTTTTTTCTTTGTTCAAAGTTTTGATACCATCTCTAATGTTCATATTTCTTGTGACTAGAAAATAGTTGCTAATCCTCTAGTTAAATTGCTGTTGAAGGTTCTTATAAGATGGAATGTTTTTATCAAGACTCTTTGTTCGTGTCAGATTGTTCACCTTTTAGGTCTGATCACAGTATGTTATTTAAGATCTTGGatgatttttagaaaatttctttggtttttcttttttttactttctGTTATAACTATTGTCATTTAAAAATCTTTATGTAACTTTACTACAAGAGAATAATTTGTAACTCTACTTTTTGTTATTCAATTTCTTGTTTGTAAATTATAATATCACTTTGATCATCATATCTCATTTGTTCCATGATTTGAAAGCCATTAGTATATttatcatcttcttctttatatagTTATAAAGATATATATTTCTCAATAGTTTCTTTGGGTAGTTCAACCCATTTTGAAAATGTGGTTGGCTTACATTTGATAGTTATTATAGAGACCCCCTCTATTGGTTGGACTTTTCCATATGACCTTGCTAAGTATGGGATCTTCCCTTTGTAGAAGATTTGTTTCATTTTATGCTTTCCACATCAATTTTCTTCAACTTGGACCTTAATCTTTGGGATGGTAGTGCTCAAAGTGGATGGTTTAGATATGTTGTTTGGATTAGTataagatgatgaggatgaggctTCCACGTTAATAGGGACTTGGTTGGCTAATTTTTCATTCAAGTTATTTGCAATAAGAAaaaggattaggatctacaaagatGGTTATTTTCGTCCCATCATGACAAAGATTTTTGCATTGATGATATATGGAAGGGATGACCTACATGGCATATATTCATGGGTGGCCCAAAACCATGTTATAAGGAACATCAAGGTCTAAGACCTGAGATATTGTGTTCCTTATGACAATACCAACTCATACAAGGAGTTTGATTTGTTCTTTTAGATTAACATTCAacaccatcatacaccttgatggTATTTTTCATATTTGGATCAATGACGCCTTTAGAATATTCCaatgttttttattaatttgaGTGAGCAAATATTTTGTCTACACCACCATCTATTAAGACTATTTTTATTTTGTGCTAATGGATGAAGACTTCTAGGTGTAAGTCCCCATTGTGAGTTGGGTTTTGGGTAGAATATCTTTGTTAGTGAATACCAAATGATGGGTGAATGTAAGATGGTCTATCATGGATTAGAATTGATTAATAATGATTCTTAAATttgtttgtcaagaatggccttgtGTGTGGGAAATATATGGAGAAGCTATAGAATGGATATATATATTGGTATCTTTCTTAAGTACTCCAAAAGGTTGTATTCAATTGTAGGATGCAACCTAGATTGATCTTCTTGGAATGTAACTTTATCTTGATGGGTGGTAATAGCACATTCAAGTTTTTATCCTTCTTAGTTATGGTGACCACATGTTTATTAGTTTGTTTTACTTGGTTTGCTGTGTATTCATATTAGATGACATGGTAATTGGCATTAATAAAGTTTATACCTTGGTTAGAGGTATTTCCTTTTCCATGATTTTGGTGTGGATCCTTGAACATCTTGAGGTCACTATTAGATGAGTTAGGGTGACCTTCAACAATGATATTTACCTTATCAACAAGATCTTGTATAATATTTTCCTAAGAAATTGATTGTTTTGTGTCCCATCACTTTATTATATTCATAGTACAATAAATATCTTTCCACCATGAGGGTTTAACTTTAGGTTCATATATTGTTTGACCTCTAGAAGTATGATGAGATTCAATTAAACCAATTTTTTGAGAGAAGACTTGATAGGTTCCCCTAAAGGAGTGTATTCTTGTCTTGTAGTGTTGTTTTATCTAGGTGGACCTCTTTGAGTATTTTTTGGATATTCAATGATGTTTGAGTTTTGGATGGTAGTTGTAGATTTAATTTTTTGTTGCATAATTTGATCTATTTTTACatcaacaaccccatcattgacaaatTTTTTGTTCCTTCACCAAAAGTGAGGTTTGTCAATGGATGAAACTCCATtgtatttgtttttttttgtttacaaATTTTCACAATTCCTTTAGCAATGAGAGATTTTTCAATATTTATCACTTTTCCTATGATTTCGTCAAAGGTATTAGAGCAATGGACTTGCAAATGGAAGCCCATTTATTTATTTCAGTTATGAAGGAATAATTAGACTAGTTATTTTTTGGGAGTATGGTATGGACATTTGATTTCTATGTTCCTCCATTGTAATAAGAAGTTA
This window harbors:
- the LOC131028535 gene encoding putative UPF0481 protein At3g02645 is translated as MAEAKTASEKQQLISEEWTVEVQKFLEESKRGGTVVRLSMRVPKTLINAKPEAYIPQMVSLGPYHHRSMQEEPMGPYHQRLSHLSQLDIYKLNSTIDATRNKPIEDFFRQIKEKAPEFEQFYDWKINDKEKFGWMMMVDALFLHQFLKNGFHLLQWEATLRHNRYGEMLTPTLTSIRCDIVKLENQIPLFLLFKIDSDLKSNTVQTFLKTQISHLSCFQVSHDVEDINYKEELHLLGCTHKYLSSFLQIDSADDRKPTCFEHFMTAIDDMVAFIFALFFRHPAKRGHEDFLDKYNATELVKAGIKFKSGSDKIRFDKHSDTLFLPKILISHTYTEAMMRNLLALEFNDANRPKHVTQYVELMDCLIDTPEDVVLLRECHVIDRHSMMITDEYVAKMWDGMAKPMFFAGFLEHAQGLKAGIRETLIKNYYKSKIRNRWAEFHGEHLSRPWKALALLTAILVVGLTAIQAYCSLNECTKKS